In a single window of the Ruminococcus albus 7 = DSM 20455 genome:
- the thyX gene encoding FAD-dependent thymidylate synthase has product MMKVMLIAHTPEPEKIIATAAKLCYSSSDIGSLKDGLTEEKTAEFVNMLAAIGHESVMEHVSFTFGIEGISRACSHQLVRHRIASYSQKSQRYVNEDGFDFITPPEIEELPEAKEEFDRTMDMLVESYHKIAELLTEKHKAEFMALGQDEKTASRNARKKANEDARFVLPNACETKIVVTMNVRSLFNFFEHRCCNRAQWEIKAVADEMLRLCCEVAPNVFRNAGPSCVATGKCPEGKMSCGKIAEVREKYKVLKDEI; this is encoded by the coding sequence ATGATGAAAGTAATGCTTATAGCCCATACTCCAGAACCCGAAAAAATTATTGCTACTGCAGCTAAACTTTGCTATTCAAGCAGCGATATCGGGTCTCTAAAAGATGGACTTACCGAAGAAAAAACAGCTGAATTCGTCAATATGCTTGCTGCCATCGGTCATGAGAGCGTTATGGAACACGTCAGCTTCACTTTTGGTATCGAAGGGATATCGCGCGCCTGCTCACATCAGCTTGTAAGGCACAGGATAGCTTCATATTCGCAGAAAAGCCAGCGTTATGTCAATGAGGATGGTTTTGATTTCATTACTCCCCCTGAGATAGAAGAATTGCCTGAAGCTAAGGAAGAATTTGACCGCACTATGGATATGCTTGTAGAAAGCTATCACAAGATCGCTGAACTGCTTACAGAAAAGCACAAGGCTGAGTTTATGGCCTTGGGTCAGGATGAGAAAACAGCATCGCGTAATGCCAGAAAAAAAGCAAATGAAGATGCCAGATTTGTTCTTCCAAATGCCTGTGAGACCAAGATCGTTGTGACTATGAATGTAAGAAGTCTGTTCAACTTTTTTGAACACCGCTGCTGCAACAGAGCACAGTGGGAAATAAAGGCAGTTGCCGATGAGATGCTTAGGCTTTGTTGTGAAGTGGCACCGAATGTTTTCAGAAACGCAGGCCCTTCATGCGTTGCCACAGGTAAATGTCCAGAAGGCAAGATGTCCTGCGGAAAAATAGCTGAAGTTCGTGAAAAATACAAGGTGCTTAAAGATGAAATATAA
- the recN gene encoding DNA repair protein RecN: MLRELYIENLAVIEKASIEFNGSFNAFTGETGAGKSILINGINAILGQRVTKDIVRTGADKAVISGLFTDIHGTVLEQLKNMGIECEEGQILLTREIRSDGGSVARIDQRPVNVSLLRDIGCILVNIHGQHDNQILMSPEKHIDILDGYAGSEALISDYQKSFRELQDIAKKINKLHKEEGRKALRISELEDIISEIRTLDITDPDEENQISAELEVSKNSVAISEAVYAAQMILSGDDDTAGISELVSECSDKIYPYSDIMSELAPLNDRLNSAIIELDDISGELSNILDRLDVDPKRFDWLNQRSDELRRICKKYGPELSDVINTLDTSQAELDELTSSEQSAKELEDEKSRLLTEVSLKAKTLSDFRKNAAERFVDQVTGELGFLNMPNVKLVVEQQHGKLTMNGMDNIEFLISANVGEEPRPIAKIASGGELSRIMLALKSVLAEKDSIDTLIFDEIDTGVSGRAAQKIGQKLREISRHRQVLCVTHLAQIAVMADNHLLIEKNIVDGRTVTSVRKLDHEGRKYEIARIMGGDNITELMLENAEEQLLVVK; this comes from the coding sequence ATGTTAAGAGAGCTTTATATCGAAAATCTCGCAGTGATTGAAAAAGCATCAATTGAGTTTAACGGGAGCTTTAACGCTTTTACCGGTGAAACAGGTGCAGGTAAATCTATACTGATAAACGGTATCAATGCTATACTCGGACAGCGTGTTACCAAGGATATAGTCCGTACCGGGGCAGATAAGGCCGTTATATCTGGGCTTTTTACTGATATTCATGGAACTGTGCTTGAACAGCTTAAAAATATGGGTATTGAATGTGAAGAAGGTCAGATCCTTCTGACAAGAGAGATACGTTCTGACGGCGGCAGTGTCGCAAGAATAGATCAGCGACCTGTTAATGTATCTCTTCTTCGCGATATCGGCTGTATTCTGGTGAATATACACGGTCAGCATGACAATCAGATCCTGATGTCACCGGAAAAGCATATTGATATACTTGACGGTTACGCAGGTTCTGAAGCTCTGATCTCAGATTATCAGAAGTCTTTCCGTGAATTACAGGATATTGCTAAGAAGATTAATAAGCTTCATAAAGAAGAAGGCAGGAAGGCATTGCGTATTTCCGAGCTTGAAGATATAATTTCCGAGATACGTACTCTCGATATTACAGATCCCGACGAGGAAAATCAGATTTCTGCAGAACTTGAGGTATCAAAAAATTCGGTTGCTATATCCGAAGCAGTATATGCTGCACAGATGATTCTTTCAGGTGATGATGATACTGCCGGTATTTCCGAACTTGTTTCTGAATGCTCTGATAAGATATATCCTTATAGTGATATCATGTCAGAACTTGCTCCGCTCAATGACAGATTGAATTCTGCGATAATAGAACTCGATGATATTTCGGGAGAACTTTCAAATATACTTGATAGACTTGATGTTGACCCAAAACGATTTGATTGGCTGAATCAACGTTCAGATGAACTTAGAAGGATATGCAAGAAATACGGTCCTGAGCTCAGTGATGTTATAAATACCCTGGATACCAGTCAGGCAGAACTAGATGAGCTGACAAGTTCGGAACAGAGCGCCAAGGAGCTGGAAGATGAAAAAAGCCGTCTGCTAACGGAGGTATCTCTTAAAGCGAAAACACTTTCGGATTTTAGAAAAAATGCAGCTGAACGTTTTGTTGATCAGGTCACAGGAGAACTGGGATTTCTTAATATGCCGAATGTCAAGCTGGTCGTTGAGCAGCAGCATGGCAAGCTTACAATGAACGGAATGGATAATATAGAGTTTCTTATATCCGCAAATGTCGGTGAAGAACCTAGACCTATAGCCAAGATCGCTTCCGGCGGTGAGCTTTCAAGAATAATGCTTGCGCTGAAAAGTGTACTTGCTGAAAAGGATTCGATAGATACGCTTATCTTTGATGAGATAGATACAGGTGTAAGCGGAAGAGCAGCACAGAAAATCGGTCAGAAACTCCGTGAAATCTCAAGACACAGACAAGTTCTCTGTGTTACCCATCTTGCTCAGATCGCAGTTATGGCAGATAATCATTTGCTTATTGAAAAAAACATTGTTGACGGCCGTACTGTTACCAGCGTAAGAAAACTTGATCACGAGGGCAGAAAATATGAGATCGCCAGAATAATGGGCGGTGATAATATTACCGAGCTTATGCTTGAAAATGCTGAAGAACAGCTTCTTGTGGTCAAATAG
- the argR gene encoding arginine repressor, with amino-acid sequence MKTDRHELILRLVQERVIDTQENLRAALEENGMTVTQATLSRDIKELSLIKVSDELGVSRYSVPRLSREGLDSGSSDTLRLLHSSVICVDHAINTVVIKCHVGMAQAVCAKLDNTDIENSVGTIAGDDTIFMLMRTQKDAERLVRELNTILYSKDEK; translated from the coding sequence ATGAAAACCGATCGTCATGAACTTATACTTCGGCTTGTTCAGGAAAGAGTCATAGATACTCAGGAAAATCTCAGAGCAGCTTTGGAAGAAAATGGTATGACAGTGACACAGGCTACTCTTTCCAGGGATATAAAAGAGTTATCACTGATAAAGGTCAGCGATGAACTTGGTGTCAGCAGATACTCTGTACCCCGTCTTAGCAGGGAAGGACTTGACAGTGGCAGCAGTGATACACTCAGACTATTACATAGTTCTGTTATATGTGTAGATCATGCTATAAATACCGTTGTTATCAAATGCCATGTCGGTATGGCTCAGGCAGTATGTGCTAAACTTGATAATACTGATATAGAGAATTCAGTTGGTACCATTGCCGGCGACGATACTATCTTCATGCTTATGCGAACACAGAAAGATGCCGAAAGACTAGTGCGCGAGCTTAATACTATTTTGTACAGCAAGGACGAAAAATAA
- a CDS encoding NAD(+)/NADH kinase — MKVFLYPNLGKNRCEEFTVEACNVLRSCGIGFSVSEKYKDVFSDVEGMVFGSTEECMDNADIIIAIGGDGTILKCAGRASRLKTPILGINCGRLGFMASLEHSQLDLLRNLKEGKYTISRRMMLEASASGKEDTYSALNDVVVSRSDDCKISDFEVVKDGQIVSLIRANGVIFSTATGATAYSLSAGGAIIEPEMECIEFTQICPHTLFARSMIFSSSSDIKVKCHTADNAHVHLNVDGNIVYRLSDGDEISIRRAKESLDIIDICGGSFFSSVNNKLMRPLKDTEG, encoded by the coding sequence ATGAAAGTATTTTTATATCCGAATCTTGGAAAAAATCGCTGTGAAGAATTTACTGTTGAGGCTTGTAATGTCCTTCGCAGCTGCGGTATAGGTTTCTCTGTAAGTGAGAAGTATAAAGACGTTTTTTCAGATGTTGAAGGTATGGTTTTCGGCAGCACAGAGGAGTGCATGGATAATGCTGATATTATTATAGCGATCGGCGGTGACGGTACGATACTTAAGTGTGCCGGTCGTGCTTCACGTCTTAAAACACCTATACTCGGAATAAACTGCGGCAGACTTGGCTTTATGGCATCCCTTGAGCATTCTCAGCTTGATCTTCTTCGTAACCTGAAGGAAGGCAAGTATACTATCAGCAGAAGAATGATGCTTGAAGCATCTGCAAGCGGCAAGGAAGACACCTATTCAGCTTTGAATGATGTTGTTGTGTCAAGGTCTGATGACTGTAAGATCTCTGATTTTGAAGTTGTCAAAGATGGTCAGATAGTTTCTCTAATCAGAGCGAACGGTGTTATCTTTTCCACAGCAACAGGTGCAACGGCTTATTCACTTTCAGCAGGCGGTGCTATAATAGAACCTGAGATGGAGTGTATAGAATTTACTCAGATATGCCCTCATACGTTATTTGCCAGATCGATGATTTTCTCGTCTTCCAGCGATATCAAGGTAAAATGCCATACAGCAGATAATGCCCATGTACATCTCAATGTGGATGGAAATATTGTTTACAGGTTGTCTGACGGTGATGAGATAAGTATACGCCGTGCAAAGGAAAGTCTTGACATCATTGATATCTGTGGCGGAAGCTTTTTTTCATCGGTCAATAATAAACTTATGAGACCTCTTAAAGATACGGAGGGATAA
- a CDS encoding TlyA family RNA methyltransferase, protein MRFDIYLTEKALAKSRERAKSMIKSGCVRINGKVCTKPAAEVGDSDLIEVDDSSFDYVGRGLIKLETAFQAFQLDISDVVCADIGASTGGFTQCMLKRGARLVYAVDVGHGQLDESLVKDERVINMEGVNARYLTPDDFSESVGFISVDLSFISLTQVIPALVSCLGTGGKMAVLIKPQFEAGKSALNKKGIVRDKKDHLRVLSSMTVFFTDCGLSVKGIVPSVITGGDGNREYLAYLVKDGMSKSAPIDLKKLVDNAFLVGD, encoded by the coding sequence ATGAGATTTGATATCTATCTTACAGAAAAGGCTTTAGCTAAAAGCAGGGAAAGAGCCAAATCTATGATCAAGTCAGGCTGTGTCAGGATAAACGGCAAGGTCTGTACCAAGCCTGCTGCCGAGGTTGGTGACAGCGATCTGATCGAGGTAGATGACAGCAGCTTTGACTATGTTGGAAGAGGTCTTATCAAACTGGAAACAGCTTTTCAAGCTTTTCAGCTTGATATATCCGATGTTGTATGTGCTGATATTGGCGCTTCGACCGGAGGCTTTACCCAATGTATGCTTAAACGCGGAGCCAGACTGGTTTATGCTGTAGATGTAGGCCACGGTCAACTGGACGAAAGCCTTGTTAAAGATGAGCGTGTTATCAATATGGAAGGTGTTAATGCAAGATATCTGACACCTGACGATTTCTCTGAATCTGTCGGATTCATCAGTGTTGATCTTTCCTTCATATCTCTGACACAGGTCATTCCTGCGCTGGTGTCATGTCTAGGAACGGGCGGTAAAATGGCGGTACTGATCAAACCGCAGTTTGAAGCCGGAAAGTCAGCTTTAAACAAAAAAGGTATTGTCAGGGATAAAAAGGATCATCTCCGTGTTCTTAGCAGTATGACTGTGTTTTTTACTGATTGTGGATTATCTGTAAAGGGTATCGTTCCGTCAGTAATAACCGGAGGTGACGGAAACAGGGAATATTTGGCTTATCTTGTTAAAGACGGTATGTCCAAGTCTGCTCCTATTGATTTGAAAAAGCTTGTTGACAATGCTTTTTTAGTAGGTGATTGA
- the dxs gene encoding 1-deoxy-D-xylulose-5-phosphate synthase codes for MADKKVDLYRLDLPADLKKLTTEQCNDLCRQIRTMLIKTVSKNGGHLASNLGTVELTVALHRVFDSPKDKIVWDVGHQAYTHKILTGRRDKFSTLRKEGGISGFCRPDESEHDAFISGHSSNSISAALGIAYANKLKGDHHHAIAVLGDGAMSGGLSFEGLNNAGKSDTNIIVILNYNEMSISRNVGSMAKYLSTLRTKSSYKKTKSAVEKVLDATPVVGQPVKYVVRSSKNAFKNMLLHSTMFDELGFEFIGPIDGHNIEELEAGLRAAKSLRKPVFIHVNTIKGKGYGPAEANPGEFHGVGSFEISTGNPDVVSADSFSTVMGKELCRLARSDKRICAITAAMKYGTGLQYFAKSFPDRFFDVGIAEEHAVTFCGGLASADMIPVFAVYSTFLQRSYDQLIHDLAIGGLHAVICVDRAGIVGSDGETHQGIFDISFLTAVPDITIYSPSNYDELRLCLKKAVFEDKGIVAVRYPRGKEPSGNLLDTVSTGTYITEHNSSVLLVSYGRIYSNVEKAASVLRSKNIDCDVMKLVKIFPLSDTVIDTLKQYDKVFFFEEAYSEGSISQKLSALCGNVEAFNIKSLVHHGEPDVLLDELGLSADKIARTIEERIGHEI; via the coding sequence ATGGCGGACAAAAAAGTTGATCTTTATCGTCTTGATCTGCCTGCAGACCTCAAAAAGCTGACGACTGAACAGTGTAATGATCTTTGCAGACAAATAAGGACAATGCTGATAAAGACTGTCTCAAAAAACGGCGGGCATCTGGCTTCAAATCTTGGTACAGTTGAGCTTACAGTAGCTCTGCACAGGGTTTTTGATTCTCCGAAGGATAAAATAGTATGGGACGTAGGTCATCAGGCTTACACACATAAAATCCTTACAGGCAGGCGCGATAAATTTTCTACCCTTCGTAAAGAGGGTGGGATATCCGGATTTTGCCGTCCCGATGAATCCGAGCATGATGCTTTTATAAGCGGACATAGCTCAAATTCCATCTCAGCAGCTCTTGGTATTGCCTACGCTAATAAGCTGAAAGGTGATCATCACCACGCCATCGCTGTACTTGGTGACGGCGCTATGTCGGGCGGATTGAGTTTTGAAGGGCTCAATAATGCGGGTAAGAGCGATACGAATATCATAGTTATACTCAATTATAACGAGATGTCAATTTCTCGTAATGTGGGTAGTATGGCAAAATATCTTTCGACGTTGCGAACTAAATCCTCGTATAAAAAGACTAAATCTGCCGTAGAAAAAGTACTTGATGCTACACCTGTAGTAGGTCAGCCGGTCAAGTATGTTGTCAGATCATCCAAGAATGCATTCAAAAATATGCTTCTTCACAGCACAATGTTTGATGAGCTTGGTTTTGAATTTATTGGACCTATAGATGGTCATAATATAGAAGAGCTTGAAGCAGGGCTGCGTGCAGCAAAATCACTCAGAAAACCTGTTTTCATTCATGTAAATACAATAAAAGGCAAGGGCTACGGTCCGGCAGAGGCTAATCCGGGTGAATTTCACGGTGTCGGATCATTTGAAATATCCACAGGTAATCCGGATGTGGTCAGTGCTGACAGTTTTTCTACTGTAATGGGTAAGGAACTTTGCAGGCTGGCTCGTTCAGATAAACGTATATGTGCAATAACGGCAGCTATGAAATACGGTACAGGTCTGCAATATTTTGCAAAGAGTTTTCCCGATAGATTTTTCGATGTAGGAATAGCTGAGGAACACGCAGTTACTTTCTGCGGAGGTCTTGCCTCTGCAGACATGATACCTGTTTTTGCTGTATATTCCACTTTTTTACAGCGCAGCTATGATCAACTTATACATGATCTTGCTATAGGAGGTCTTCATGCTGTTATATGTGTTGACCGTGCAGGTATAGTGGGCAGTGATGGCGAGACTCATCAGGGTATTTTTGATATATCTTTCCTGACAGCTGTTCCGGATATAACTATATATTCTCCTTCAAATTATGACGAGCTTAGGCTGTGCCTTAAAAAAGCTGTATTTGAGGATAAGGGTATCGTTGCAGTACGTTATCCGAGAGGAAAAGAACCGTCAGGTAATTTACTTGACACTGTCAGCACAGGCACTTATATAACTGAACACAACAGTTCAGTACTGCTTGTATCATACGGTAGAATATACAGCAACGTTGAAAAGGCTGCTTCTGTTCTTAGAAGTAAAAATATAGATTGTGACGTTATGAAGCTTGTAAAGATATTTCCCTTGTCAGATACTGTTATTGATACTTTAAAGCAATATGATAAGGTATTCTTTTTTGAAGAAGCTTATTCTGAAGGCTCTATTTCACAGAAACTATCTGCACTTTGCGGAAATGTTGAAGCCTTCAATATAAAGTCCCTGGTACATCATGGTGAACCCGATGTGCTTCTGGATGAACTTGGACTTTCGGCAGATAAAATAGCTCGTACTATCGAAGAAAGGATAGGACATGAGATTTGA
- a CDS encoding polyprenyl synthetase family protein, whose amino-acid sequence MTDRHEQLLKAYCAKIDEQLLRFTENKPELQSVVLEAMEYSLTAGGKRLRPILVLEFYRMCGGEDIDKMIKVACSVELIHTYSLIHDDLPCMDNDDFRRGKPSCHKAFSEDIALLAGDALNTLAFEVITDCAMEGTISAETAVMLVSVLSKAIGTDGMIGGQVIDLETENEVIDIETLNRLQSCKTGALIEAACVMGVVLSGKMEYIPAAADYAQAMGRAFQIVDDILDVTGTFEELGKPIGSDSEQHKNTYVSLLGLQRSRQKAAQLTVTALGALKNFENNEFVFELTRELLERRS is encoded by the coding sequence ATGACTGATAGACACGAACAGCTACTGAAAGCCTACTGTGCTAAAATAGATGAGCAGCTGTTGAGATTCACTGAAAATAAACCAGAACTTCAGAGTGTTGTACTGGAAGCTATGGAGTATTCCCTTACAGCCGGCGGTAAAAGGCTCAGACCGATATTGGTGCTTGAATTCTACCGTATGTGCGGCGGAGAGGATATCGATAAAATGATAAAGGTCGCTTGTTCGGTAGAGCTTATTCACACCTACTCATTGATACATGATGATCTTCCATGTATGGATAACGATGATTTCCGAAGAGGAAAACCATCATGTCATAAGGCGTTTAGTGAGGATATAGCCCTGCTTGCAGGTGATGCCCTCAATACACTTGCTTTTGAAGTTATAACTGATTGTGCTATGGAGGGGACCATCTCCGCTGAAACTGCTGTTATGCTCGTTTCAGTTCTTTCAAAGGCCATAGGAACTGATGGTATGATCGGCGGTCAGGTAATAGATCTTGAAACAGAAAATGAAGTAATAGATATCGAAACACTGAATCGGCTTCAATCATGTAAAACTGGTGCTCTTATTGAAGCCGCCTGTGTTATGGGAGTCGTGCTTTCCGGAAAGATGGAATACATCCCAGCAGCTGCAGATTATGCACAGGCTATGGGCAGAGCTTTCCAGATCGTGGATGATATCCTTGATGTTACTGGCACATTTGAAGAGCTTGGAAAACCGATTGGAAGCGACAGCGAACAGCATAAGAATACCTATGTTTCACTGCTTGGACTGCAGCGTTCAAGACAGAAAGCTGCTCAGCTTACTGTCACGGCTCTTGGTGCGTTGAAGAATTTTGAAAATAACGAATTTGTTTTCGAGCTTACCCGCGAGCTGCTTGAAAGACGCTCATGA
- the xseB gene encoding exodeoxyribonuclease VII small subunit, translating to MTFEENLQRIDDIVRQLESDKLPLDKALDLYKEGVGLTVDSKKMLENAKLTVKNMNGDNTDD from the coding sequence ATGACATTTGAAGAAAATCTGCAGAGAATTGATGATATAGTCAGGCAGCTTGAAAGTGATAAACTTCCTCTTGATAAGGCGCTTGATCTTTATAAAGAGGGCGTGGGTCTGACTGTGGACAGCAAAAAAATGCTGGAAAACGCAAAGCTCACTGTAAAAAATATGAACGGAGATAATACAGATGACTGA